The following coding sequences lie in one Panicum virgatum strain AP13 chromosome 6N, P.virgatum_v5, whole genome shotgun sequence genomic window:
- the LOC120680128 gene encoding indole-2-monooxygenase-like — MAQVVVLQLRHVLHELLLPQASAVVSILLMIICPLLALLIVRRPLAAATARRAREQLLSKLPSPPSRLPVIGHLHLVGSLPHVTLRDLAGKHAAGGLMLLRLGTVPNLVVSSPRAAQAIMRTHDHVFASRPTTAITDALLYGSSDIALGPYSEHWRQAKKLVTTHLFTVKKVHSYRHAREEEVCLVMAKIREAAAASTAVDIGEMMNTFANDIISRAVSGKFFRAEGRNKLFRELANSNSVLLAGFNLEDYFPGLANSLGFLTGWFMRTRIHKAHRRWDDMLEKIINDHEGRKSVPLHDQESDFTDVLLSVQQEYGITRDHIKAILIDMFGAGTDTSSLVLEYAMTELMRKPQLMTKLQAEVRRHTPKGQEMVKEENLASMVYLRAIVKETLRLHPPLPLLLPHLSMADCVVDGYTIPPGVRVIVNAWAISRDPELWEKPEEFMPERFMDGGSAVAIDYRGNDFQFVLFGAGRRICPGLNFGLAVVDIMLANLVYCFDWQLPNGMEAKDIDMTEVFGLAVRPKVKLMLFPKPALAP; from the exons ATGGCCCAAGTAGTAGTGTTGCAGCTGCGCCATGTTCTCCATGAGTTGCTGCTGCCACAAGCATCAGCAGTAGTCTCCATCCTGCTCATGATCATCTGCCCTCTTCTGGCCCTCCTGATCGTCCGCCGCCCAttggcggcggccaccgcaaGAAGAGCTAGAGAACAGCTGCTGAGCAAGCTGCCTTCACCCCCCTCCAGGCTCCCCGTCATCGGCCACCTCCACCTTGTCGGCTCCCTCCCGCACGTCACCCTCCGTGACCTCGCCGGCaagcacgccgccggcggcctcatgctcctccgcctcggcacCGTCCCCAACCTCGTCGTGTCATCCCCGCGCGCAGCACAGGCTATCATGCGCACCCACGACCACGTCTTCGCCTCGCGCCCCACGACCGCCATCACTGACGCACTCCTGTATGGCTCGTCTGACATCGCCTTGGGCCCCTATAGCGAGCACTGGCGCCAGGCCAAGAAGCTCGTCACCACACACCTCTTCACCGTCAAGAAGGTGCACTCCTACCGCCATGCCCGGGAAGAAGAG GTGTGCCTGGTGATGGCCAAGAtacgggaggcggcggcagcgagcacAGCTGTGGACATCGGCGAGATGATGAACACATTCGCCAACGACATCATCAGCCGCGCCGTGTCGGGCAAGTTCTTCAGGGCGGAAGGCAGGAACAAGCTCTTCCGGGAGCTTGCTAATAGCAACTCCGTTCTATTAGCAGGATTCAACCTCGAAGATTACTTCCCCGGCCTCGCGAATTCGCTAGGCTTCCTCACAGGATGGTTCATGCGCACCAGGATCCACAAGGCACACAGAAGGTGGGACGACATGCTTGAGAAGATAATAAACGACCATGAGGGAAGAAAATCTGTGCCTCTTCATGACCAAGAGAGTGACTTCACCGATGTGTTGCTCTCCGTTCAGCAAGAGTATGGTATCACCAGAGATCACATCAAGGCCATCTTGATC GACATGTTTGGCGCGGGCACAGACACATCATCTTTGGTCCTGGAGTACGCCATGACCGAGCTCATGCGCAAACCTCAGCTTATGACCAAGCTACAAGCTGAAGTCAGGAGGCACACACCCAAGGGTCAAGAAATGGTCAAGGAAGAGAACCTAGCTAGCATGGTCTATCTGAGAGCCATCGTGAAGGAGACACTAAGGCTGCACCCACCTCttccgctcctcctccctcacctATCCATGGCGGACTGTGTCGTCGATGGCTACACAATCCCACCCGGCGTTCGAGTCATCGTCAATGCGTGGGCTATTAGCAGGGATCCAGAGTTATGGGAGAAGCCGGAGGAGTTCATGCCAGAGAGGTTCATGGATGGTGGGAGTGCCGTGGCCATCGACTATAGAGGGAACGACTTTcagtttgtactatttggggcTGGAAGGAGGATCTGTCCTGGTCTCAACTTTGGTTTGGCTGTGGTTGACATCATGCTGGCAAACCTCGTGTATTGTTTTGACTGGCAGCTGCCAAACGGCATGGAGGCCAAGGATATTGATATGACAGAGGTGTTTGGATTGGCAGTCCGTCCAAAGGTGAAGCTCATGCTATTTCCGAAACCAGCGCTGGCCCCCTAA